The Kocuria sp. TGY1127_2 genome includes a window with the following:
- a CDS encoding lipopolysaccharide biosynthesis protein, producing MSESESARGPSKGRAPENTSAQKRTPMGTGLFYSLLSNLLAPVAGLAIAPILSHGLGEAGRGALGGVTSIVLVASSAGAFGMPEALTFFAARYFRRRCSVLRLALWTLLALGAFCALVVWAMSPFLASGHGEEYRMLLWLTALALVPNMLILIPRAYAAATGQWKYQALEQGLFSVLRLVALVVLLWTGHLTVLNAVLVTLASPVLGALSYVPVLRGVRDGGVLPEREEPQRAGEMWAYGSKIWLGSLSGIILSRIDQTVMIKLTTLEQQGLYAVAVTIGEIPSVLSNAFRNVVFAADSADTGDGAASEYADRRLTTMARITLILTVLTALPIAVTSFLWVGPVFGAEFSASIPMLLVLLAAAVVGSPGSVAGAGLSGRGRPDLRSRSMAIGAVFNLAVLFGLTPALGGMGAALSTLVGNAVAGNLNIYYLRRHFDFSLRAFYAVSREDAILLTKAAGKILRKMGVTR from the coding sequence ATGTCCGAATCCGAATCAGCTCGCGGGCCCTCGAAGGGGCGAGCTCCCGAGAACACCTCAGCACAGAAACGGACCCCCATGGGGACGGGGCTCTTCTATTCTCTGCTGAGCAACCTCTTGGCGCCCGTCGCCGGCCTGGCCATTGCCCCCATTCTGTCCCACGGGCTCGGCGAGGCCGGACGCGGGGCACTCGGCGGAGTGACCTCCATCGTGCTTGTTGCGTCTTCCGCGGGAGCATTCGGTATGCCGGAGGCCCTGACCTTTTTTGCGGCGCGGTACTTCCGACGACGGTGTTCGGTGCTCCGTCTGGCCCTATGGACCCTCCTGGCTCTTGGAGCCTTTTGCGCCCTGGTGGTCTGGGCCATGAGCCCGTTCCTTGCGAGTGGGCATGGGGAAGAATACCGGATGCTCCTCTGGCTGACGGCGTTGGCGCTGGTCCCGAACATGCTGATTCTCATCCCGAGGGCATACGCCGCCGCGACCGGCCAATGGAAGTACCAGGCCTTGGAACAAGGGTTGTTCTCGGTGCTCCGACTGGTCGCGTTGGTGGTTCTGCTCTGGACCGGACATCTGACGGTGCTCAACGCCGTGCTCGTGACACTGGCGTCTCCCGTGCTCGGTGCCCTCTCCTACGTGCCCGTGCTCCGAGGGGTTCGAGACGGCGGGGTGCTGCCCGAACGGGAAGAACCCCAGCGGGCGGGGGAGATGTGGGCCTACGGGTCGAAGATCTGGCTCGGTTCTCTCTCCGGCATCATTCTTAGCCGGATCGACCAGACGGTCATGATCAAGTTGACCACCCTGGAGCAGCAGGGGCTGTACGCCGTTGCCGTGACCATCGGGGAGATCCCGTCTGTGCTCTCCAACGCGTTCCGCAACGTGGTTTTCGCCGCAGATTCCGCGGATACGGGGGACGGTGCCGCCTCGGAGTATGCCGATCGACGCCTGACCACGATGGCGCGGATTACCTTGATTCTGACGGTCCTGACCGCGTTGCCGATCGCTGTGACGTCGTTCCTCTGGGTGGGGCCGGTCTTCGGGGCGGAGTTCTCCGCGTCGATCCCGATGCTCCTGGTGCTCCTCGCCGCGGCCGTTGTGGGTTCTCCCGGGTCGGTCGCGGGCGCGGGGCTCTCGGGCCGCGGAAGACCGGATTTGCGAAGCCGGTCCATGGCCATCGGGGCCGTATTCAACCTGGCCGTGCTTTTTGGGCTGACCCCTGCGCTGGGCGGGATGGGGGCCGCGCTCTCCACTCTCGTGGGGAATGCGGTGGCAGGAAACCTGAATATCTATTATCTGCGGCGTCACTTCGACTTCAGTCTGCGGGCGTTCTACGCGGTCTCGCGCGAGGACGCAATCTTGCTGACGAAGGCCGCGGGAAAAATCCTTCGGAAAATGGGAGTCACACGATGA